The genomic interval ATCAACGGGAGTTTTTACTGGAATGGGACGGATTTATTTTTGAATCCCGGAACTGGAGCGCGTGCAGGTAAGGACGAGCCTTTATATAGATATTTCACTATAAACGGATCTGCAGGAATTCCCGGAAAGGGTTTGCGGCTTTATTGTGACGGGCGATTTGACTTGAAAATTTTAGATCAGTTACTCGGCGCAATGAAAGGAGTCTTTCAATACATGACGGGGGGACTCACGGGCAATGTTTTACGAGATGCGGCAGGGCGGGTACTGGGCATTAAGAAACGAGATTATCAAAATGTTACGTTTACGCTTGCTAATTCGTGGCAGAAGTTGCAATTATTAGACTTGAAAATAACAAAGCCCATAGAAGAATTTTTGCCGATTAACGCATTAAACAAGAATGAAGAACAGCAGAGACAAGATACAAAGTTTCAATTACAGCTGAAATTCCCAGCAGGGCCGGGCGGAGACAGCGCAGAGGACGAATCACCGGCAGATCAATTTAAGCAGCAATTAATCGACAATTTATTTAATATCGGGCGATAATTCACGTAAATAACCCTTGACAAATCAAAAGGAGGCATATTCATAATGATAATTGAGTCAGGAGTCAGGAGTCAGGAGTCAGGAGTCAGGAGTCAGGAGTCAGGAGTCAGGAGTCAGGAGTCAGGAGTCAGGAGTCAGAGTTTATTACTTTGACTATTTGCGCGTGTTAGGAGCTTTCGCAGTAATAATTTTACATGTAAATTCAAAATATTGGTATTTGCTAGATATAAATTCGTTTGATTGGCAAGTAATAAATTTCTATCATGGTGCAGTAACTCGCTGGGCTGTTCCTGTATATGTAATGATGAGCGGCGCATTATTTCTCGGTCGTGATGTCCCATTGAGGAGGCTTTACGGCAAAAATATTTTAGGGATATTTACAGCGTTTATATTTTGGTCATTAATTTATTCGATCGCTATATATTTCAAGTCAGGCAGCGCAGAAGAAGCCCTAACACATTTTGTAAATGGTCATTATCATTTATGGTTCTTGCACATGATAATAGGATTATATATGATAGTGCCATTCATGAAGAAGGTCGCGGAGTCAAAATTTCTCACAAAATATTTTCTTGTGTTATCGCTTATATTCGTGTTTATAATTCCTTCGATGATATATTTAAATAAAATTTTTGCGTCTGAAATATGGAGCTTTACGAACAGTTTTGTTAATAAATTTTCTCCTGCGTTAATTTCAGGCTATACAGGTTATTTCTTGATCGGCTATATATTAAATAATATTGATATTTCGCCCAAATTGACGCGTTTTATATATCTCGGCGGCATAATTGGATTTATGGGAGCAATATTTATTTCTGAATATTTATCAATTATCACTAACAAGCCAAA from Synergistaceae bacterium carries:
- a CDS encoding acyltransferase family protein; the encoded protein is MSQESGVRSQESGVRSQESGVRSQESGVRVYYFDYLRVLGAFAVIILHVNSKYWYLLDINSFDWQVINFYHGAVTRWAVPVYVMMSGALFLGRDVPLRRLYGKNILGIFTAFIFWSLIYSIAIYFKSGSAEEALTHFVNGHYHLWFLHMIIGLYMIVPFMKKVAESKFLTKYFLVLSLIFVFIIPSMIYLNKIFASEIWSFTNSFVNKFSPALISGYTGYFLIGYILNNIDISPKLTRFIYLGGIIGFMGAIFISEYLSIITNKPNQFFNMPLTITALLESTAIFLFCKKNFNRPYKFIRTLSKYTFGAYLVHPAVIFVIRKLGLDFSMTNTIIFVPVTAIFVFIISLIISGILNHIPVLNKYIV